Proteins from one Podospora pseudoanserina strain CBS 124.78 chromosome 1, whole genome shotgun sequence genomic window:
- a CDS encoding hypothetical protein (EggNog:ENOG503NTWV; COG:P), translating to MTGRMYPDPERKRNRGYLGGDSSGLPPRDLQDRQQLRYELDLNSWNLRIWGVAASGFLTDSYNLFATNVILASLSFVYFPHERWCGLIINFFTLFGSVVGQLLFGYLADKYGRTRLYGIELVLVIVSTIGVATTSTGYGDISFLALFTFWRFVMGIGIGAEYPLSAVITSEWSSTSSRTTMLSSVFLMQPVGQALAQLVGLFVLLGENRAHRLHELQCGIDTRNEEECKTIIDGIWRIVIGSGAVPAILAIIFRFFLYDCGLYTLEVKNKPGNAFRDTQRVYGAPGNENNSNGFPSSNGHTVQTIANGGGTLTLPASRPEPDEPATSLQFSMSDLYNFFIRDKNWYYLLGTSMTWFYLDVSFYGFSLDNRGTLSDLWATTDAVSITADLECWNTPGSAVPSWAAGSGLPTWQTDATKPCNTIYETLIEQTKQYLLTVSLASIAGSACFVVFANRIPRREWLTASFGVLTVLFLVTGGLYYGVAHTERSWGTVVCVAICHFMFNFGANTLTFIIPAEIFPTCYRCTCHGISAAAGKVGSIVAVLIVYGINAGYKSTTRQGLVFLLFATFMALGALYSWAYLPDVQRVVHDSTPDGKLKRRLETKSLEELGGGYPGAVAEGQVFGVRNKWAVMRDKVRFRVGKGRKHSDGNEAVMEGAIGGQYPLRGGNANHFRRGGGVVNVVNDTIELPAR from the exons AATCTTCGGATCTGGGGGGTGGCAGCTTCGGGTTTTCTTACTGATTC ATACAACCTCTTCGCGACCAATGTCATTCTCGCCTCTCTGTCATTTGTGTACTTTCCTCATGAGAGATGGTGTGGGTTGATCATCAACTTTTTCACGCTGTTTGG GTCTGTGGTCGGTCAACTGTTGTTCGGCTATCTTGCCGATAAATATGGGAGGACGAGATTGTACGGAATTGAGCTTGTGCTCGTGATCGTCTCGACTATAGGGGTCGCCACAACGAGCACAGGTTATGGGGATATTTCGTTTCTGgctttgtttactttt TGGCGGTTTGTGATGGGTATTG GTATCGGCGCCGAATACCCCTTGTCGGCAGTGATAACATCAGAGTGGTCAAGCACCTCCTCAAGAACAACAATGCTGTCGTCAGTATTTCTCATGCAACCGGTCGGCCAGGCTCTAGCCCAGCTGGTGGGATTGTTCGTCCTGTTAGGCGAGAACAGAGCCCACAGGCTGCACGAACTGCAATGCGGAATCGATACCCGCAACGAAGAAGAGTGCAAGACAATAATCGATGGCATCTGGCGTATAGTCATCGGATCTGGCGCCGTCcccgccatcttggccatcatcttccgcTTCTTTCTGTACGATTGCGGGCTGTACACCCTCGAAGTAAAAAACAAGCCCGGCAACGCCTTCAGGGACACCCAACGGGTCTACGGAGCCCCCGGGAACgaaaacaacagcaacggcttcccctcttccaacGGCCACACGGTTCAGACAATTGCCAACGGGGGCGGCACCTTGACCCTCCCCGCCAGTCGGCCAGAGCCCGATGAACCCGCCACCTCTCTGCAGTTCTCCATGTCGGACCTCTACAACTTTTTCATCCGCGACAAGAACTGGTACTACCTCCTAGGAACCTCCATGACGTGGTTCTACCTCGACGTTTCGTTCTATGGCTTCTCGCTCGACAACCGCGGCACGCTGTCTGACCTCTGGGCCACCACCGACGCGGTGAGCATCACCGCTGATCTCGAATGTTGGAACACACCCGGGTCAGCTGTGCCATCCTGGGCTGCCGGGAGCGGGCTGCCCACCTGGCAGACAGACGCCACAAAGCCGTGCAATACTATCTATGAGACGTTGATCGAGCAGACGAAGCAGTATTTGTTAACCGTGTCCCTCGCTTCGATAGCGGGGAGCGCGTGCTTTGTCGTGTTTGCGAACAGGATaccgaggagggagtggttgaCGGCTAGCTTTGGGGTGCTGACGGTGTTGTTCCTGGTGACGGGGGGGCTGTACTATGGGGTGGCGCACACGgagaggagttgggggaCGGTGGTATGCGTGGCGATTTGTCATTTCATGTTTAATTTTG GGGCGAATACACTTACCTTTATCATCCCGGCCGAAATTTTCCCGACGTGTTATCGGTGTACTTG TCACGGAATTTCAGCCGCAGCAGGAAAGGTCGGCTCCATCGTCGCGGTGCTCATCGTGTACGGCATCAACGCGGGCTACAAATCCACAACGAGACAAGGGCTTGTCTTTTTGCTGTTTGCAACCTTTATGGCCTTGGGAGCGCTCTATTCATGGGCGTATCTGCCTGATGTGCAGCGCGTCGTCCATGACAGCACCCCAGACGGGAAACTGAAGAGGAGACTAGAGACAAAAAGTCTGGAAgaattgggaggggggtatcCGGGTGCGGTTGCGGAGGGCCAGGTCTTTGGGGTGAGGAATAAGtgggcggtgatgagggaCAAGGTTCGGTTtcgggttgggaaggggaggaaacaCTCGGATGGGAACGAagcggtgatggagggggcgATAGGGGGGCAGTATCCCCTCAGGGGAGGGAACGCTAATCATTTTCGACggggtggcggtgttgtCAATGTTGTGAATGACACCATTGAGCTACCGGCTAGGTGA